One window from the genome of Microbacterium sulfonylureivorans encodes:
- a CDS encoding MFS transporter encodes MPVSDRPEHEPVPARDVLWRFAPMIYGPTVLFALGEGAVIPLIPVIAAQLGADVATAALVASALVVGQLCGNIPAGWAVARIGERLTMAIAGLLSLGAVVGLALAPSLGVFALAIFLIGFCAAAFGLARHSFMTTRVPLAFRARALSLLGGTFRLGMFIGPFVAAGLLVLFGDEHAAIWFFAGCLVATVLLVLLGPDPEKQLTPSKDDSRLAEDTGEPVTGSIPTSERAGVFRTMWQYRRVLSRLGLAAASLSAVRSARQVVLPLWGVSIGLDAQTIALVVGISGAIDFALFYASGQVMDRFGRLWAALPAMLLMGLGFIALSFTHDLDQSAMWFAMFAAVLGVGNGLSSGILLTLGADVAPRSDPAPFLGSWRTLTDAGGAVSPLVVSAIAAVTSLAVATGAVGLIGLIGALAFVRWVPRFVPRVRP; translated from the coding sequence ATGCCCGTGAGCGATCGCCCCGAACACGAACCCGTGCCCGCGCGGGACGTGCTCTGGCGGTTCGCTCCGATGATCTACGGCCCGACCGTCCTCTTCGCCCTGGGCGAGGGTGCCGTCATCCCGCTGATCCCGGTCATCGCCGCACAGCTGGGAGCGGATGTCGCGACCGCCGCGCTCGTCGCGTCGGCGCTGGTCGTCGGCCAGCTGTGCGGCAACATCCCCGCGGGCTGGGCCGTCGCCCGGATCGGCGAGCGTCTCACCATGGCCATCGCAGGCCTGCTCTCGCTCGGCGCGGTGGTGGGCCTCGCCCTCGCACCGTCGCTCGGGGTGTTCGCCCTCGCCATCTTCCTCATCGGGTTCTGCGCCGCCGCGTTCGGCCTCGCACGTCACTCGTTCATGACCACTCGGGTGCCGCTCGCCTTCCGAGCACGCGCGCTCTCGCTCCTCGGCGGCACGTTCCGTCTCGGCATGTTCATCGGCCCGTTCGTCGCGGCCGGTCTGCTGGTGCTCTTCGGCGACGAGCACGCCGCGATCTGGTTCTTCGCGGGATGCCTCGTCGCCACGGTGCTCCTCGTGCTCCTCGGGCCCGACCCGGAGAAGCAGCTCACGCCGTCGAAGGACGACTCGAGGCTGGCCGAGGACACCGGCGAGCCTGTGACCGGATCCATCCCCACCTCCGAGCGCGCCGGCGTGTTCCGCACGATGTGGCAGTACCGACGCGTGCTGTCGCGTCTCGGGCTGGCCGCGGCATCCCTCTCCGCCGTCCGCTCGGCACGGCAGGTCGTGCTCCCCCTGTGGGGCGTGTCGATCGGACTCGACGCGCAGACGATCGCGCTCGTGGTCGGCATCTCGGGTGCGATCGACTTCGCCCTCTTCTACGCGAGCGGCCAGGTGATGGACCGGTTCGGACGGCTCTGGGCCGCGCTCCCCGCCATGCTCCTCATGGGGCTCGGCTTCATCGCGCTGTCGTTCACGCACGACCTCGACCAGTCCGCGATGTGGTTCGCGATGTTCGCGGCCGTGCTCGGCGTCGGCAACGGCCTGTCGAGCGGCATCCTCCTCACCCTCGGCGCCGATGTCGCACCGCGGAGCGATCCTGCTCCCTTCCTGGGCTCGTGGCGGACGCTGACCGACGCGGGCGGCGCGGTCTCGCCGTTGGTCGTCTCGGCCATCGCCGCGGTGACGAGCCTCGCCGTCGCCACCGGAGCCGTCGGCCTCATCGGCCTCATCGGCGCTCTCGCCTTCGTGCGATGGGTGCCGCGATTCGTGCCGCGGGTCCGGCCGTGA
- the prfB gene encoding peptide chain release factor 2, with translation MLDFDPSADIQALRSTFSDIKSVVDVEGLTAEIARLSEEAGAPDLWDDVEKAQKVTSALSHRQSELKRVTDVESRLDDLEVLVELANEMDDEDSAEEARREIAELEDIVGQLEVQTLLDGEYDDRSAVVTIRSGAGGDDATDFAEMLLRMYLRWAERHKYPVKVMDTSYAEGAGIKSATFEVDAPYAYGTLSVEAGTHRLARISPFGSADKRQTSFAAVEVIPVMEEAVEVDIPEGDIRVDVFRSSGPGGQSVNTTDSAVRLTHLPTGLVVSMQNEKSQIQNRAAAMRVLQTRLLLLQKEKEAAKKKELAGVITASWGDQMRSYFLYGQQLVKDLRTGHEVGNPAIVFDGDLDGFISAGIRWRKRKDVDD, from the coding sequence ATGCTCGACTTCGATCCCTCCGCCGATATCCAGGCCCTGCGTTCCACGTTCTCCGACATCAAGTCCGTGGTCGACGTCGAGGGACTCACCGCAGAGATCGCGCGGCTGAGCGAGGAGGCCGGCGCACCCGACCTGTGGGACGACGTCGAGAAGGCGCAGAAGGTCACCAGTGCCCTCAGCCACCGTCAGTCCGAGCTCAAGCGCGTCACAGATGTCGAGTCGCGTCTCGACGACCTCGAGGTGCTCGTCGAGCTCGCGAACGAGATGGACGACGAGGACTCGGCCGAAGAGGCGCGTCGCGAGATCGCCGAGCTCGAGGACATCGTCGGCCAGCTCGAGGTGCAGACACTCCTCGACGGCGAGTACGACGACCGGTCGGCCGTCGTGACCATCCGCTCCGGCGCCGGGGGCGACGACGCCACGGACTTCGCCGAGATGCTGCTTCGCATGTACCTGCGCTGGGCCGAGCGCCACAAGTACCCGGTGAAGGTCATGGACACCTCGTACGCCGAGGGCGCCGGGATCAAGTCCGCGACGTTCGAGGTCGACGCGCCGTACGCGTACGGCACGCTCTCGGTCGAGGCGGGCACGCACCGTCTCGCACGCATCAGCCCGTTCGGCTCGGCCGACAAGCGTCAGACGAGCTTCGCCGCCGTCGAGGTCATCCCTGTGATGGAGGAGGCCGTCGAGGTCGACATCCCCGAGGGCGACATCCGCGTCGACGTCTTCCGTTCGTCCGGCCCGGGCGGTCAGTCGGTCAACACGACGGACTCGGCCGTGCGCCTGACGCACCTTCCGACCGGGCTCGTCGTCTCCATGCAGAACGAGAAGTCGCAGATCCAGAACCGCGCCGCGGCCATGCGCGTGCTTCAGACGCGCCTTCTCCTTCTGCAGAAGGAGAAGGAGGCTGCCAAGAAGAAGGAGCTCGCCGGTGTGATCACCGCGAGCTGGGGCGACCAGATGCGGTCGTACTTCCTCTACGGCCAGCAGCTCGTCAAGGACCTCCGCACGGGGCACGAGGTCGGCAACCCGGCCATCGTCTTCGACGGCGACCTCGACGGGTTCATCTCGGCGGGCATCCGGTGGCGCAAGCGCAAGGACGTCGACGACTGA
- a CDS encoding cupin domain-containing protein yields MTASPIPASELLVGASRTMRFEGRQHDSGVSFFYVDNDPGMGPGLHRHPYTETWLVIEGEATIRMGDDTVVAHAGDTAVVAADTWHGFTNTGQGRLRIMCIHASPVMIQENLDQA; encoded by the coding sequence ATGACCGCTTCACCCATCCCCGCATCAGAGCTCCTGGTGGGCGCCTCGCGCACGATGCGCTTCGAGGGCCGGCAGCACGACTCGGGCGTCTCGTTCTTCTACGTCGACAACGACCCCGGCATGGGGCCGGGCCTGCACCGGCATCCCTATACCGAGACGTGGCTCGTTATCGAAGGAGAGGCGACCATCCGCATGGGCGACGACACCGTGGTCGCGCACGCCGGAGACACCGCGGTCGTCGCCGCCGACACGTGGCACGGCTTCACCAACACCGGTCAGGGACGCCTGCGGATCATGTGCATCCATGCGTCGCCCGTGATGATCCAGGAGAACCTGGACCAGGCCTGA
- a CDS encoding HNH endonuclease signature motif containing protein, which produces MAAEQERDPDAVPDPGAEWLADVLHAPDDVSLVTEVADMMSVFAAQRLVRIHAMRRNALDEARMYGGAVAAVVERSVRLELAAALRVTENAAAGLVAMAESLVHRYPAALESLGRARMTERHAEILVDALDPIEPEVRARVTDRAIALAEELAIGAFRRALRALIDVERSATLAERHERALGQRRVVVEPADDGMAWIHALLPAVEARAIHGRLTAIAKALGDGDDDRTLDQRRADVFGDLLVDGETTALAPEARGIRATVAVTVPVMSLLDHAGGPGRSAGGVDASTACGPAVVEGVGPIPAARARELCGGADGWMRILTHPETGVVLSVGRDQYRPPPPLRRLVRWRADRCMAPGCGIPAARCEIDHTFAWEHGGETSLDNLAPLCKGHHTIKHHGGWRVSQIAGSGGALEWTSPSGRRYRVEPERRVPVFRSSDDLVSAPF; this is translated from the coding sequence ATGGCAGCAGAGCAGGAGCGAGACCCGGATGCCGTGCCCGACCCGGGTGCGGAGTGGCTCGCCGACGTTCTCCACGCGCCCGACGATGTGAGCCTCGTCACCGAGGTCGCCGACATGATGTCGGTCTTCGCCGCGCAGCGACTGGTCCGCATCCATGCGATGCGCCGCAATGCGCTCGACGAGGCGCGGATGTACGGCGGCGCGGTCGCCGCGGTGGTCGAGCGCTCGGTGCGTCTCGAACTCGCCGCAGCTCTGCGGGTCACCGAGAATGCGGCCGCGGGGCTCGTGGCCATGGCCGAATCCCTCGTCCATCGCTACCCCGCCGCGCTCGAGTCGCTCGGGCGCGCGCGGATGACCGAGCGCCACGCCGAGATCCTCGTCGATGCCCTCGACCCGATCGAACCCGAGGTGCGCGCCCGCGTGACCGACCGTGCCATCGCGCTCGCGGAAGAGCTCGCGATCGGAGCTTTCCGACGGGCGCTGCGGGCGCTGATCGACGTCGAACGCTCTGCGACGCTCGCCGAGCGGCACGAGCGGGCTCTGGGGCAGCGGCGCGTGGTCGTCGAGCCCGCGGACGACGGGATGGCATGGATCCATGCGCTGCTTCCTGCCGTCGAGGCACGGGCGATCCACGGTCGGCTGACCGCGATCGCGAAGGCCCTCGGAGACGGTGACGACGACCGCACGCTCGACCAGCGGCGGGCGGACGTGTTCGGCGATCTCCTCGTCGACGGTGAGACGACCGCGCTGGCGCCCGAAGCGCGTGGCATCCGCGCGACCGTTGCGGTGACGGTTCCCGTCATGAGCCTGCTCGATCACGCCGGGGGCCCGGGAAGGTCTGCCGGAGGTGTCGACGCGTCGACGGCGTGCGGGCCGGCGGTCGTCGAGGGCGTCGGGCCCATCCCTGCCGCTCGTGCCCGCGAGCTGTGCGGCGGAGCGGACGGCTGGATGCGCATCCTCACCCACCCCGAGACGGGCGTGGTGCTCTCGGTCGGGCGTGATCAGTACCGACCACCGCCCCCGCTGCGTCGCCTGGTGCGATGGCGGGCCGACCGCTGTATGGCTCCGGGGTGCGGCATTCCGGCAGCGCGATGCGAGATCGACCATACGTTCGCGTGGGAGCACGGCGGTGAGACCTCGCTCGACAACCTCGCACCGCTCTGCAAGGGGCATCACACGATCAAGCACCATGGCGGCTGGCGTGTCTCGCAGATCGCGGGCTCAGGTGGCGCGCTGGAGTGGACGTCGCCATCCGGGCGCCGCTACCGGGTGGAGCCGGAGCGGCGAGTGCCGGTCTTCCGATCGTCGGACGATCTCGTGAGCGCACCGTTCTGA
- the ftsE gene encoding cell division ATP-binding protein FtsE, with product MIRFENVTKRYKGTSKPALNNVDFEVLRGEFVFLVGASGSGKSSCLRMILREETPSDGRVVVLGRDLRTLSNRKVPYFRRHIGAVFQDFRLLPTKTVFQNVAFTLQVIGSSRGFIQQTVPEVLALVGLEGKEKRFPHELSGGEQQRVAIARALVNRPQVLLADEPTGNLDPATSVDIMQLLARINAGGTTVVMATHEAGFVDQMQRRVIELAYGEMVRDERHGGYGDTSGLPSLAPEQERGAAAVAALTAVLEVQREAAAAAEAGLDPTLADLDEEEAADAAPPPAPTPHREPETAAKPSTLEERAVEPEPAPEPAESVEEAEPKLPVTKAPAAPQTQPIPVADIPEIDVAELGLADRLGLGESDPDDEVGPTS from the coding sequence ATGATCCGGTTCGAGAATGTCACGAAGCGCTACAAGGGCACGTCGAAGCCGGCCCTGAACAACGTCGATTTCGAGGTGCTGCGGGGGGAGTTCGTGTTCCTCGTCGGCGCCTCCGGCTCGGGCAAGTCGTCGTGTCTGCGCATGATCCTGCGGGAGGAGACACCGAGCGACGGCCGTGTGGTCGTGCTCGGCCGCGATCTCCGCACCCTGTCCAACCGCAAGGTGCCGTACTTCCGCCGCCACATCGGCGCGGTCTTCCAGGACTTCCGCCTGCTGCCGACCAAGACGGTCTTCCAGAACGTCGCGTTCACGCTGCAGGTGATCGGGTCGTCGCGCGGATTCATCCAGCAGACGGTCCCCGAGGTGCTCGCCCTCGTCGGGCTCGAGGGCAAGGAGAAGCGGTTCCCGCACGAACTCTCCGGCGGTGAGCAGCAGCGCGTCGCCATCGCGCGCGCATTGGTCAACCGCCCCCAGGTTCTCCTCGCGGACGAGCCGACCGGAAACCTCGACCCCGCGACATCCGTCGACATCATGCAGCTGCTGGCGCGCATCAACGCCGGGGGCACCACGGTCGTCATGGCAACCCATGAAGCCGGCTTCGTCGACCAGATGCAGCGTCGCGTGATCGAGCTCGCCTACGGCGAGATGGTGCGCGACGAGAGGCACGGCGGGTACGGCGACACGTCCGGCCTCCCGAGCCTCGCACCCGAGCAGGAGCGCGGCGCCGCCGCCGTCGCCGCGCTCACCGCGGTGCTCGAGGTGCAGCGCGAAGCGGCCGCAGCAGCCGAAGCCGGTCTCGATCCGACCCTCGCCGACCTCGATGAGGAAGAGGCGGCGGATGCTGCGCCCCCACCGGCACCGACGCCGCACCGTGAGCCCGAAACGGCGGCGAAGCCCTCGACCCTCGAGGAGCGCGCCGTGGAGCCCGAGCCCGCGCCCGAACCGGCCGAGTCCGTGGAGGAAGCGGAGCCGAAGCTTCCCGTCACAAAGGCGCCTGCGGCACCGCAGACGCAGCCGATCCCGGTCGCCGACATCCCCGAGATCGATGTGGCGGAGCTCGGTCTCGCCGACCGTCTCGGGCTCGGCGAGAGCGACCCCGATGACGAAGTGGGGCCCACGTCGTGA
- the ftsX gene encoding permease-like cell division protein FtsX, protein MRVGLILSEAFTGLRRNASMVISVVLVTFVSLTFVGAAILMQMQIATMKDFWVDRAQVAIYMCTAISQAPTCTGGVATEEQLAAVQEKLDGPALAPLIRDVRFEDSEEAYQNVLDLLGEDYASVITPDQLNETYWINLVDQRQSDVILEAFRGTEGVEEVQDQLQYLEPLFSALTVATYIAVGIAALMLIAAVLLIATTIRLSAYARRRELGIMRLVGASNRFIQTPFVLEGVFAALIGSILASAAVIAGVHFGVDQYLRGRVEFVTTWVGLADAWLVVPVLIVIGVVLAALSASFAIRRWLRT, encoded by the coding sequence GTGAGGGTCGGACTCATCCTCTCCGAGGCGTTCACCGGCCTGCGCCGCAACGCCTCGATGGTCATCTCGGTCGTCCTCGTCACGTTCGTGTCGCTCACGTTCGTGGGCGCGGCGATCCTCATGCAGATGCAGATCGCCACGATGAAGGACTTCTGGGTCGACCGCGCCCAGGTCGCGATCTACATGTGCACCGCGATCTCGCAGGCGCCGACCTGCACGGGCGGCGTCGCGACCGAGGAGCAGCTCGCCGCCGTGCAGGAGAAGCTCGACGGGCCGGCGCTGGCTCCCTTGATCCGTGACGTGCGGTTCGAGGACAGCGAAGAGGCGTACCAGAACGTCCTCGACCTGCTCGGCGAGGACTACGCGAGCGTCATCACGCCCGACCAGCTCAACGAGACGTACTGGATCAACCTCGTCGACCAGCGGCAGTCCGACGTGATCCTCGAGGCGTTCCGCGGCACCGAGGGTGTAGAGGAGGTGCAGGACCAGCTGCAGTACCTCGAGCCGCTCTTCTCGGCGCTCACCGTCGCGACCTACATCGCGGTCGGCATCGCCGCACTCATGCTGATCGCTGCCGTGCTGCTGATCGCCACGACGATCCGGCTGTCGGCCTATGCCCGAAGACGCGAGCTCGGCATCATGCGGCTGGTCGGGGCATCCAATCGGTTCATCCAGACGCCGTTCGTGCTGGAGGGCGTGTTCGCCGCGCTCATCGGGTCGATCCTCGCCAGTGCCGCCGTCATCGCAGGTGTGCACTTCGGCGTCGATCAGTACCTCCGCGGCAGGGTCGAGTTCGTGACGACGTGGGTCGGGCTGGCCGATGCCTGGCTGGTGGTGCCGGTGCTGATCGTCATCGGAGTCGTGCTGGCGGCGCTGTCGGCAAGCTTCGCGATCCGGCGGTGGCTCCGCAC